The following coding sequences are from one uncultured Desulfobacter sp. window:
- a CDS encoding glutamate synthase, which yields MCRLFALTSKDPQSPMLAIKALDVMKEGHDGSGVGLLLQDLGGTFEEMKDAPILSGIFTEEGIRRLDLFMMDLGFMTKHKVSLKPPKTRVEGIPRRHVYLIRAYELPEGWDALSQEELATKLLEVRLKIREMGEEKNDMIVFSFWPDTIMLKEIGDPMKLGEYLGLDRKELEARVIMAQGRQNTNYAINLYACHPFFIKGYCTMTNGENTAFIPIKDFLSSRDIPGYTGYQSDSEVFAHILHFTMEELGLGIDGYKHVITPLQREALEAHPNFEFLHHLKKTCRPLTIDGPNMVIGTLPDHSMFMVQDRKKLRPGVVGGKPGMFAFSSEICGLDAVIPDRDKTMDFQPMHLDTVTVSPERQEVNICRQTEALNLPL from the coding sequence ATGTGTCGTCTGTTTGCACTAACCAGCAAGGACCCTCAGTCTCCGATGCTGGCCATCAAAGCCCTGGATGTGATGAAGGAAGGGCATGATGGATCCGGCGTGGGGCTTTTGCTCCAGGACCTTGGTGGCACTTTTGAAGAGATGAAAGATGCCCCGATTCTGTCTGGGATCTTTACTGAAGAAGGCATCCGCCGTCTGGATCTTTTTATGATGGACCTTGGTTTCATGACCAAGCATAAAGTCTCTTTGAAACCACCTAAAACCCGGGTAGAAGGTATTCCCAGACGACATGTCTATCTGATCAGAGCCTATGAATTGCCCGAAGGGTGGGATGCGCTCTCCCAGGAAGAACTTGCCACAAAACTTTTAGAGGTGCGGCTGAAAATACGGGAGATGGGTGAAGAGAAAAACGATATGATCGTGTTTTCCTTCTGGCCCGACACCATCATGCTCAAGGAGATCGGGGATCCCATGAAACTGGGCGAGTACCTGGGCCTTGACAGAAAAGAACTTGAAGCCCGGGTGATTATGGCCCAGGGGCGTCAGAATACCAACTATGCCATCAACCTGTATGCCTGCCATCCTTTTTTTATCAAGGGGTATTGCACCATGACCAATGGTGAGAACACCGCTTTTATTCCCATCAAGGACTTTCTCTCCTCACGGGATATTCCCGGCTATACGGGGTATCAGTCTGATTCGGAGGTGTTTGCTCACATACTTCATTTTACCATGGAAGAGCTGGGGTTGGGCATTGACGGGTATAAGCATGTGATCACGCCGCTCCAGCGTGAGGCCCTTGAAGCGCACCCCAATTTTGAATTCTTGCATCATCTGAAAAAGACCTGCCGTCCTTTAACCATCGACGGCCCCAATATGGTCATCGGCACCCTGCCGGATCACTCCATGTTCATGGTTCAGGACCGCAAAAAACTGCGGCCTGGTGTGGTGGGAGGCAAGCCCGGGATGTTTGCTTTTTCATCTGAGATCTGCGGACTGGATGCTGTTATTCCGGACCGGGATAAAACCATGGACTTTCAGCCCATGCACCTTGATACAGTTACTGTAAGCCCTGAGCGTCAGGAGGTAAATATATGTCGTCAAACAGAAGCCTTGAACCTTCCTCTTTAA